Proteins encoded by one window of Vigna radiata var. radiata cultivar VC1973A chromosome 5, Vradiata_ver6, whole genome shotgun sequence:
- the LOC106760334 gene encoding uncharacterized protein LOC106760334 encodes MDVLALTIYGIDLFPKIEEFVDYTAIDVFVARKTRSENPVTTVLVDVYGTLSFFQERKGKKILCCLPALYTWMTARVFKETVDVKSLPETLSHQGLKDKGGNDWARFFAGLSERSIKWRLPWLGNKLSRQHCGSFPNVPLIGARYCINYNPLLVQRQFGHPMRGAPSPDYLATLFIYYEYGHFIELLRKVKSAWENVVRAEKDLRNGVMDSRVSYHTWILERVKEVKLPFKPINDQSASEGPSQAPESEEVKQLKAQMEKLRVRNARLENELQRARNDIVDMRNDNEEKSRAYENIVKSQKAERDYTFRVKQDLAAASKELSMRVNEKNVALEEGRQWKQLYEEARRDKREALKRLREA; translated from the coding sequence ATGGATGTATTAGCCCTCACCATATATGGCATTGACTTGTTTCCCAAGATAGAAGAATTCGTGGATTACACCGCAATAGACGTCTTCGTAGCAAGAAAAACAAGATCAGAGAATCCTGTAACGACAGTTCTTGTGGATGTTTATGGGACCTTGAGTTTTTTCCAggagagaaagggaaagaaaattctttgttgtTTACCAGCGTTGTATACATGGATGACAGCGCGCGTGTTTAAGGAGACGGTCGACGTCAAGAGTCTGCCGGAGACTTTGTCACACCAAGGGCTTAAAGATAAGGGAGGAAACGATTGGGCCCGATTCTTTGCTGGCTTGAGCGAAAGAAGTATAAAATGGCGCCTTCCTTGGCTCGGAAATAAACTGTCTAGACAACACTGTGGTAGCTTTCCTAATGTGCCCCTCATAGGTGCCCGATACTGTATCAATTACAACCCCCTTTTGGTTCAAAGACAATTTGGGCATCCCATGAGAGGGGCACCTTCACCAGATTATCTTGCTACCCTATTCATTTATTATGAATACGGGCATTTCATCGAACTGTTAAGAAAGGTTAAAAGCGCGTGGGAAAACGTTGTTCGAGCAGAGAAGGACTTGAGGAATGGAGTGATGGATAGCAGGGTTAGTTATCACACCTGGATTCTGGAGAGGGTAAAAGAAGTCAAGTTGCCTTTCAAGCCAATCAATGATCAATCGGCTAGTGAAGGACCATCCCAAGCCCCAGAAAGTGAAGAGGTGAAACAATTGAAGGCTCAGATGGAGAAATTGAGGGTGAGGAATGCTAGGTTGGAAAACGAATTACAGAGGGCGCGCAATGATATTGTGGATATGAGGaatgataatgaagaaaagTCACGGGCTTATGAAAACATTGTCAAAAGCCAGAAGGCTGAGAGGGATTATACATTCCGAGTGAAGCAGGATCTTGCGGCCGCGAGTAAGGAATTATCCATGAGGGTGAATGAGAAGAATGTGGCTTTAGAAGAAGGCAGGCAGTGGAAACAACTCTATGAAGAAGCCAGGAGAGATAAAAGGGAAGCCCTAAAAAGACTAAGAGAAGCGTAG
- the LOC111241579 gene encoding MAGE-like protein 2: MTREGSDRPDKGKGVARSKKRQRKTAKYVLKVPDTLPTPTFAVHPSPTPVVHPPPTHTVHPPPPNPAVHPPPPTPAVHPPPTHTVHPPPEPHIVHPSPSTPAEEPLPPPDLTFIPSSSSRPPSELPHHLLIQMKMVMVMMLTRSSMIDHGLSHMEKGLFHPGLLPRPSHDQYLLGEKYL; the protein is encoded by the exons ATGACACGAGAAGGTTCAGACCGTCCTGATAAAGGAAAGGGGGTAGCCAGGTCTAAAAAAAGGCAACGGAAGACCGCAAAGTATGTACTTAAGGTGCCTGATACACTACCTACCCCTACTTTTGCAGTACACCCTTCCCCTACTCCTGTagtacaccctccccctactcacacagtacaccctcctccgCCTAAccctgcagtacaccctcctcctcccactcctgcagtacaccctccccctactcatacTGTACACCCTCCCCCTGAACCTCATATTGTACACCCTTCTCCTTCTACCCCTGCAGAAGAGCCTCTTCCTCCCCCTGACCTTACTTTTATACCTTCCTCGTCTTCTAGACCGCCTTCTGAGCTGCCACACCATTTACTGATCCagatgaagatggtgatggtgatgatgttgaCCCGCTCCTCCATGATCGACCatggattgagccatatggaaaagg GTTTATTCCATCCAGGGTTGCTTCCCAGGCCATCACACGATCAATACCTACTTGGGGAGAAATACCTATAG
- the LOC106760336 gene encoding uncharacterized protein LOC106760336, with protein sequence MAQALGRAVHVDEVFAQTHVRKGTNEFVDERSRKTHEEFSTRLSQVRSEHGSAPTPDDASNADDDIRRTQCWVDVVGGKKKGRLYGAGQLASNYTASRGGTLKHQPSSSSTPSADKAIERLTQLLEQRDQENRALKEQYTDLRDEFSSFKSLVMRALPQTSDTPSTVPPTQPRPSPSPAVPHPPRSVQPTPVQPTPIQPSTDEQDDEDTSEDFVKF encoded by the exons atg GCACAAGCTCTTGGACGGGCGGTCCATGTTGACGAGGTCTTTGCACAGACCCATGTTCggaagggcactaatgaattcgttgatgaaagatctcgcAAGACTCAT gaagaattttctacgagactttcacaggttagatccgaacatgggtcagctcctacaccGGATGATGCGAGTAATGCAGATGACGACATCCGTAGGACACAGTGCTGGGTCGATGTCGTcggtgggaagaaaaagggacgactctacggtgcaggacaacttgctTCAAACTATACAGCATCGAGAGGAGGTACactgaagcaccaaccttcttcttcttccaccccttcTGCCGACAAGGCCATCGAGCGCCTGACACAGCTACTAgagcaacgtgaccaggaaaacCGTGCATTGAAAGAACAATACACTGACTTGAGAGACgagttttcaagcttcaagtccctggtcatgagagCGCTGCCTCAAACTTCAGACACTCCTTCCACAGTCCCTCCGACCCAGCCACGACCCTCCCCGTCACCCGCCGTCCCTCATCCGCCCAGATCAGTCCAACCCACAccagtccagcccacaccaaTCCAACCATCTACAGATGAGCAGGATGATGAAGATACATCTGAAgactttgtaaaattttag
- the LOC106760337 gene encoding uncharacterized protein LOC106760337: MNVGPNTYPRRNQERNYVNFTPIPTTYTELLPHLIKQGLVVICPLKPMQPPYPRGYDADAKCSYRGGAVGHSTERCLAFKHKVQTLIDSGWLKFQEDKPNIEANPLSGHGSASTNAAEVKEHELVRNVREVKSSRRFILEALLKVGILKGNYDGSMACALHLDTEHSIEECVEFEEILQDLLDRGLMQVCYKSEEEEVFAQTGDESGITLPEPLVIRFTRTTPIPPTQGRTPVVIHVPAPFPYKNETVVPWRYGAHAFYEAHAVKNISGIGGMRRSGRIFTQPELARERANDKKAMMAAKAKIILKGKGAQTEEIPDKEEKKEMSEEEACEFLKFIQQSEYKVVEELNRMPARISLLDLLMHSASHRKLLMKILSEAHVEQGISLNKFEGIVGNIVANNYLTFTDEEIPAEGRGHNKALHVSVKCLDHVIASVLVDNGSSLNVCQKQPWKSYLVKECILSQVQ; encoded by the coding sequence ATGAATGTGGGTCCAAATACTTATCCAAGAAGGAACCAGGAAAGAAATTATGTTAACTTTACCCCAATTCCTACAACTTATACGGAATTGTTGCCTCATCTTATCAAACAAGGTCTGGTTGTCATTTGTCCCCTGAAGCCTATGCAGCCTCCGTACCCAAGAGGTTATGATGCAGATGCAAAATGTAGTTATCGTGGAGGGGCCGTTGGTCATTCCACTGAGAGATGTCTGGCTTTCAAGCATAAAGTGCAGACTCTAATCGATTCTGGGTGGCTAAAGTTTCAAGAAGATAAGCCTAATATCGAGGCCAATCCTTTATCCGGGCATGGAAGTGCTTCGACGAATGCTGCAGAAGTGAAAGAACATGAGTTGGTGAGAAATGTGAGAGAAGTCAAGAGCTCCAGGAGGTTTATTTTGGAGGCGTTGCTGAAAGTGGGTATCTTGAAAGGCAATTATGATGGGAGTATGGCATGCGCGCTCCACCTAGATACTGAGCACTCTATTGAGGAGTGTGTTGAGTTTGAAGAAATTCTGCAAGACCTGCTAGATCGTGGTCTGATGCAGGTATGCTACAAGAGTGAGGAGGAAGAAGTATTTGCACAAACTGGTGATGAATCCGGCATAACTTTACCAGAACCATTGGTGATTCGTTTCACTAGGACTACCCCTATACCACCAACTCAAGGAAGGACGCCCGTTGTTATCCATGTACCAGCCCCTTTTCCTTACAAGAACGAAACAGTCGTCCCATGGAGATATGGGGCACATGCGTTTTACGAAGCACATGCCGTCAAAAACATATCAGGCATAGGTGGAATGAGGAGGAGTGGTCGAATTTTCACACAACCAGAGTTGGCACGAGAAAGAGCTAATGATAAAAAAGCAATGATGGCCGCGAaggcaaaaataattttaaagggAAAGGGTGCACAGACAGAGGAGATCCCCgacaaggaagagaagaaagaaatgtCTGAAGAAGAGGCttgtgaatttttaaaattcatacaaCAAAGTGAATATAAGGTGGTGGAAGAGTTAAACCGTATGCCTGCTCGTATATCCTTGTTAGACTTGCTCATGCATTCTGCATCACACAGAAAGTTGTTAATGAAGATACTCAGTGAGGCTCACGTAGAGCAAGGTATTTCGTTGAATAAATTCGAGGGTATTGTTGGCAATATTGTTGCTAATAATTATCTCACCTTCACGGATGAAGAGATACCTGCTGAGGGAAGAGGGCATAACAAGGCTCTTCACGTCTCTGTGAAATGCCTGGATCATGTTATAGCGAGTGTCTTAGTGGACAATGGCTCCTCTTTGAATGTATGCCAAAAGCAACCTTGGAAAAGCTACCTTGTGAAGGAATGCATATTAAGCCAAGTTCAATGA